From the Desulforamulus hydrothermalis Lam5 = DSM 18033 genome, one window contains:
- the istB gene encoding IS21-like element helper ATPase IstB, which produces MIELEQARLRLEELGLQQAALLLDAHLEAASHGQPTYLSFLNMLLDAEIAERQKRNMEVRTKLAHLPYRKTLEEFDFAFQPSIDERLIRELATMTFVTRHENVLFLGPPGVGKSHLAVALAVEAISQGISVYFVSLSQLIEDLRKAYTENRLDKRLRIYIRPKLLIIDEIGYLPFDSLAANLFFQVVSARYERGSILLTSNKSFGEWGELMGDPILATAILDRLLHHSHIVNIRGNSYRLREKMRTGAYGSPSTT; this is translated from the coding sequence ATGATTGAACTGGAACAAGCACGGCTACGTCTCGAGGAACTTGGGCTTCAGCAAGCGGCTCTACTCTTGGATGCCCATTTGGAAGCGGCAAGTCATGGACAGCCCACCTATCTGTCCTTTCTCAACATGCTTCTAGATGCAGAGATAGCGGAACGTCAAAAACGGAATATGGAGGTACGCACCAAACTCGCACACTTGCCTTACCGAAAAACGCTGGAGGAGTTCGATTTTGCTTTCCAACCCAGCATTGACGAACGGTTGATTCGAGAGCTGGCCACGATGACTTTTGTAACCCGACACGAGAATGTCTTGTTCTTAGGGCCTCCCGGAGTAGGAAAAAGTCATCTGGCGGTGGCGTTGGCTGTAGAAGCCATCTCGCAAGGGATATCCGTTTACTTTGTCAGTCTCTCGCAACTCATCGAAGATCTGCGAAAAGCTTACACGGAAAACAGGCTGGATAAACGCCTACGCATCTATATTCGACCAAAGCTCCTGATTATTGACGAAATTGGTTACTTACCGTTTGACAGTTTGGCAGCTAACCTCTTTTTCCAGGTAGTAAGTGCAAGATACGAGAGAGGGAGTATTCTGTTGACCAGCAACAAGAGTTTCGGTGAATGGGGGGAACTGATGGGCGATCCGATACTTGCTACGGCTATCCTGGATCGGCTCTTACACCATTCCCACATCGTCAATATTAGGGGGAATAGTTACCGACTTCGTGAGAAGATGAGGACTGGAGCCTACGGCTCCCCCTCTACCACCTAA
- a CDS encoding type II toxin-antitoxin system death-on-curing family toxin encodes MTIYNAQATFEGQDLYPDIESKIAAICYGIINNHPFVDGNKRMGIYLMLILLDYNDYRIEYIEDELVDLGFAIAEGILSKEYITRWIKEHSVTK; translated from the coding sequence TTGACAATTTACAATGCCCAGGCAACCTTTGAAGGACAAGATCTTTACCCGGATATAGAAAGTAAAATAGCTGCTATATGTTACGGGATCATTAACAACCATCCTTTCGTTGATGGTAATAAGCGGATGGGTATTTACTTAATGCTAATCCTGCTGGACTATAACGATTATCGTATTGAATATATCGAGGATGAACTTGTAGATTTAGGATTTGCCATAGCGGAGGGTATATTATCTAAGGAGTATATAACCCGTTGGATTAAAGAACATAGTGTAACAAAGTAG
- a CDS encoding PAS domain-containing sensor histidine kinase, whose translation MLTEEQLLYLLDKSPVIFFTCQAGGDWRPRFISSNIRDVFGYEAADFMQPHFFLQRIHPADLNQVAAAQNKLLQEGAAEGVFRFRCADGTYKWTYKQAKLLFDRDNKPSEVIGYWVDIDERKRFEISLKLTNQKITNILERITDCFFALDNDWRFTYINKEAEKYFNIDKTYLLGKCIWDIFPKTIETDFGSYCLRAKTSQLPVCFEYRSVYYDKWCEMNIYPAPDGLSVYFRDITGRKENDQKLARLDRLNLVGQMAAGLAHEIRNPLTTVRGFLQILGEKADCRQYKKYYALMIEELDRANGIISEFLSLARNKKANLRLHNLNDILRAVSELIRADALNSNKNVIIQTAPLPDLLLDAKDIRQLLLNLVRNGLEAMAPGGTLTVKTYLDKQEVVLAVQDQGSGIDPSVIEKLGTPFLTTKETGTGLGLAVCYGIARRHGAAIDFTTGSEGTTFYVKFRTHEL comes from the coding sequence GTGCTAACAGAGGAACAATTACTGTATTTATTGGACAAATCCCCTGTTATTTTTTTTACCTGCCAGGCCGGGGGTGACTGGCGGCCCCGTTTTATCAGCAGCAATATAAGAGACGTATTTGGTTATGAAGCGGCAGATTTTATGCAGCCCCATTTTTTCCTGCAGCGTATTCACCCGGCCGACTTAAACCAAGTGGCGGCAGCTCAAAACAAGCTGCTGCAGGAAGGAGCGGCAGAGGGGGTTTTTCGCTTCCGCTGTGCCGACGGAACATATAAATGGACCTATAAACAAGCCAAACTGCTGTTTGACCGGGATAACAAGCCGTCGGAAGTTATCGGCTACTGGGTTGATATTGATGAACGCAAGAGGTTTGAAATATCCCTTAAGTTAACCAACCAGAAAATAACCAATATTTTAGAGCGCATTACAGATTGTTTTTTTGCGCTGGATAACGATTGGCGGTTTACATATATTAACAAAGAAGCAGAGAAATATTTCAATATCGACAAAACATACCTGCTGGGAAAATGTATTTGGGACATTTTCCCTAAAACCATCGAAACAGATTTTGGCAGCTATTGCCTCAGGGCCAAAACCAGCCAGTTGCCGGTTTGTTTTGAGTACCGGTCGGTGTATTACGATAAATGGTGCGAGATGAATATTTACCCCGCCCCTGACGGTCTGTCGGTTTACTTCAGGGATATTACCGGCCGTAAAGAAAATGATCAAAAACTGGCCCGGCTGGACAGGCTTAACCTGGTGGGGCAAATGGCGGCGGGCCTGGCCCATGAGATTAGAAACCCCTTAACCACTGTGCGGGGATTCCTGCAGATACTGGGAGAAAAAGCGGACTGCCGGCAATATAAAAAATATTATGCTTTAATGATAGAAGAATTGGACCGGGCCAACGGCATCATCAGCGAGTTTCTCTCCCTGGCCAGGAATAAAAAAGCCAATTTGCGCCTGCACAACTTAAATGACATCCTGCGGGCGGTATCCGAGTTAATCCGGGCGGATGCCTTAAACAGCAATAAAAATGTGATCATACAAACCGCCCCGTTGCCCGATTTGCTGCTGGACGCCAAGGATATCAGACAGCTGCTGCTGAACCTGGTGCGCAACGGCTTGGAAGCCATGGCTCCCGGGGGCACGCTTACGGTCAAAACCTATCTGGATAAGCAGGAGGTTGTGCTGGCGGTACAAGACCAGGGCAGCGGCATTGATCCGTCTGTAATTGAAAAACTGGGCACGCCGTTTTTGACCACCAAAGAAACGGGAACCGGCCTGGGGTTGGCGGTTTGCTACGGCATTGCCCGGCGGCATGGGGCTGCCATTGATTTTACCACGGGTTCCGAGGGAACAACTTTTTATGTAAAATTCAGGACTCATGAATTATAA
- a CDS encoding Glycosyltransferase 36 (fragment), with translation MILHTEQLRQKAHDLALTHDAGPKPWSARRLWREVAADIRSLRSFIALLQQDRTDCTQPAEEWLLDHAEFIEDQILAVRQQLSGDLLRDLPVLRDTGKNRLLAVCNDYLEHVDGNLDEEGFLSYLNFYQEVAVLTLAETWAVPPVLRLALIRRLASVMQTVRRHREAGKLVEGLLARIDPAHLSPETLNNALAEAGQEMPLSGLLIVQLVRHLRELAEDTSTLRQWLLCKLENGPDSLDQIVSYEYQLQAAYQATTGNLIGSLRRVARWDWRRRFEQICLVEQTLRQESAGVYPLLDFTSRDLLRRQVQKLARRMRVPENLVAKQAVELAAQAHESCRQGEADEAAAAGPAVAELPRRAFVPYYLLESDGIKELREALQVCGKIGRRTVRGMTGQTVGTYFAMLLVLWAVFLALPALWIGRGTAGLPWLPIVLALALPASEWAVTAAHLVIECCRPPRPLLRYDFAKTIPPEATTMVVIPVIWSSVEEVEEMADRLELHYLANRHSNLHFALLGDLADARAARQPGDAAVLSAARAAIEELNRKYAGSGHNSFHLFQRRRQWNPAQGAWMGWERKRGALVEFVELLRGRSTDGYELVVGDASVLPRIRYVITLDADTQLPMGSAWRMIGTLHLPYNRPRLNAAGTRVVEGYGVLQPRIGVSYRSAMASRFAWLWSADPGVDPYAFAVSDPYQDGLGAGHFYRQGYFRCGCF, from the coding sequence ATGATTTTACATACTGAACAACTGAGGCAAAAAGCACACGATCTGGCCTTAACCCATGATGCCGGCCCAAAACCCTGGTCAGCCCGGCGCCTGTGGCGGGAGGTGGCTGCCGATATCCGATCTCTGCGGAGTTTTATTGCCCTGCTGCAGCAGGACCGGACCGATTGTACCCAGCCGGCCGAAGAATGGCTGCTGGATCATGCTGAATTTATTGAAGATCAAATTCTGGCGGTACGCCAACAACTGTCCGGCGACCTGCTGCGGGATTTGCCGGTGTTGCGTGACACAGGCAAAAACCGGCTGCTGGCTGTATGTAATGATTATCTGGAACATGTGGACGGCAATCTTGATGAAGAAGGCTTTCTGTCGTACTTAAATTTTTACCAGGAGGTAGCGGTACTGACCCTGGCTGAAACCTGGGCGGTGCCGCCGGTGCTGCGCCTGGCTTTAATCCGGCGGCTGGCCTCCGTAATGCAAACCGTGCGCCGGCACCGGGAGGCAGGCAAACTGGTGGAAGGGCTGTTAGCCCGCATTGATCCGGCTCACCTGAGCCCGGAAACGCTGAACAACGCCCTGGCAGAAGCCGGCCAGGAAATGCCGTTGTCCGGCCTGCTGATTGTCCAGCTGGTACGCCACCTGCGGGAATTGGCGGAAGATACATCTACCCTCCGGCAATGGCTGTTGTGCAAACTGGAAAACGGCCCGGACAGCCTCGACCAGATAGTTTCTTACGAGTATCAACTGCAGGCGGCTTATCAGGCAACCACCGGCAATCTGATTGGCAGCCTGCGCCGGGTGGCGCGCTGGGACTGGCGCCGGCGGTTTGAGCAAATTTGTCTGGTGGAGCAAACCCTGCGGCAGGAAAGTGCCGGGGTTTACCCGTTGCTTGATTTTACCAGCCGGGACTTGCTGCGCCGGCAAGTGCAAAAGTTAGCCCGCCGCATGCGTGTGCCGGAAAACCTGGTAGCCAAACAAGCGGTGGAATTGGCAGCTCAGGCACACGAAAGCTGCCGCCAAGGGGAAGCCGACGAAGCGGCCGCAGCCGGCCCGGCTGTGGCTGAGCTGCCCCGCCGGGCCTTTGTCCCCTATTACTTGCTGGAATCAGACGGCATTAAAGAGCTGCGGGAGGCCTTGCAGGTCTGCGGTAAAATCGGCCGCCGGACGGTTAGGGGCATGACCGGCCAGACGGTGGGTACCTATTTTGCTATGCTGCTGGTGTTGTGGGCGGTTTTCCTGGCGTTGCCGGCCCTGTGGATTGGCCGGGGTACGGCAGGCCTGCCCTGGCTGCCGATAGTGCTGGCACTGGCATTGCCGGCCAGCGAATGGGCGGTAACGGCAGCCCACCTGGTAATTGAGTGCTGCCGGCCGCCCCGGCCGCTGTTAAGATACGATTTTGCCAAGACCATTCCGCCGGAAGCAACCACCATGGTAGTTATACCGGTAATCTGGTCCAGTGTGGAAGAAGTAGAAGAAATGGCTGACCGGCTGGAGCTGCATTACCTGGCCAACCGCCACAGCAACCTGCATTTTGCTTTGTTGGGTGACCTGGCAGACGCCAGGGCCGCCCGGCAGCCGGGCGATGCTGCGGTGTTAAGCGCCGCCCGGGCGGCCATTGAGGAATTAAACCGCAAGTATGCCGGGTCCGGCCACAATTCCTTCCACCTTTTCCAGCGCCGCCGGCAGTGGAACCCGGCCCAGGGCGCCTGGATGGGTTGGGAGCGCAAGCGGGGCGCCCTGGTTGAATTTGTAGAACTGCTGCGGGGGCGAAGCACCGATGGCTATGAGCTGGTGGTGGGTGACGCATCCGTACTGCCCCGCATTCGCTATGTGATTACCCTTGACGCAGACACGCAACTGCCCATGGGCAGCGCCTGGCGGATGATCGGTACGCTGCATTTGCCCTATAACCGGCCCCGCTTAAATGCTGCCGGAACACGGGTTGTAGAGGGTTACGGCGTCTTGCAGCCCCGGATTGGCGTCAGTTACCGGTCGGCTATGGCCTCGCGCTTTGCCTGGTTGTGGTCTGCCGACCCGGGCGTTGACCCCTATGCCTTTGCGGTTTCCGACCCTTACCAGGATGGTTTGGGGGCAGGGCATTTTTACCGGCAAGGGTATTTTCGATGTGGCTGTTTTTGA
- a CDS encoding GH36-type glycosyl hydrolase domain-containing protein translates to MPLRFPTLTRMVWGQGIFTGKGIFDVAVFDRVLCERIPENRVLSHDLLEGGFLRTGLLTDIELVDEQPSTFSAYQKRLHRWVRGDWQLLPWLGRRVADRRGRPQPVDLSPLTRWQMIDNLRRSMLPPALFAVLLLGLTVLPGAPGRWLAVVLATLCLPLVRQLLAVRRTLWRPRSTLATAGQVLLNLATLPFQSALLLDAIGRTLYRLLVSKRQLLEWVSAAEVERRSRGGRHPVLLGMWGGYLLIILFGLAVVGSEAALPGAAPVLGGMWAAAPLAVRWLDRPLQAAEQPLSQSDEAVLRQLAQEIWAFFEDYVTAADHWLPPDNLQLEPPNGVAHRTSPTNIGLYLACVLAARDFGFIDMPGMIERVERTVGTIEQMEKWHGHLYNWYDTQTLEPLPPQYVSTVDSGNLVGCLMVVKEGLAEWLEQGNAAQAADRQGAERPPAGAAGAWPARARQLWHRLNKLIEETDFRPLYDHKTNLFNLGYHAALERLDQVLYDLLASEARLASFIAIALGQVPVTHWHALGRTLTRIGRQVTLLSWSGTMFEYLMPWLFMRTYPHSIWDSTYRAVVRRQIDYAAGRGVPFGISESGYYAFDYQMNYQYRAFGVPGLGFKRGLEQDLVVAPYAAVMALPFDRAAAMASLNKLAELGARGRYGFYEAVDFTVQRLPKDRTAMVIRSFMAHHQGMSLLTLANLLLPQKIYQRFHRDKRVRAAELLLQERLPVRPRIVKHPALAWVPLPDHEPAARGRQREYLTADTPAPEACILSNGEFMTVVTNSGSGFSSYRGLAVTRWREDPVLDNWGSYLYIRDVTRDSVWSPAFHPCRVPAPQQRAQFALDRATFMRVDGDIETSLEICVSPEWPAEVRRLTLTNTGDEERLLEVTTYLEPVLAPWQADEAHPAFSKLFIHTEYDEAGQTLLARRRPRQTGEKAVWAAHSLLALAPDSGQVEYETDRAAFIGRGHSLASPQGIGSRLRGTVGSVADPALIMRRRVSIRPGRQVQLCAVTAMADSREAALDIIGRFAGDLVVERTFQMAWHRSQIELRHLHLTPEEALAWHELAGRVLYTPPFKPERQSSIAQNEKGQSSLWSYGISGDLPLVLVRVKERAGLPLAAKMLTGHEYLRRLGLLFDLVLLNESSGGYRQDLQEALQRTAEQVMRWQGTGSGGVFILKQDRLTPAERTLLLATARLILRAEGPGIKVQTRLPRRPAALPPPLVPTAPPHRFAHLTAPVQLPPLEFFNGWGGFTPDGREYRLLLKNSRHLPAPWINVLANPCFGCLVSERGTGYTWWRNSRECKITPWSNDPVLDPPGEVCYLRDEESGEHWCVTGSSHPSDPAYLVTHGRGYTCFEHTRHGIRQDMTVFVPPADPVKVIQLQLHNLSQQPRRLSVTYYAEWVLGVRRPAAAPYIITHWDESARILLARNAYQEAFREAVAFLGLFVQPQDAAAERAELSWTADRQEFLGRNGTPAQPAALTREQLSGLTGPLHDSCGAVQAKFTLAPGATRTVIILLGCHSSQTAAVRLAKQYSRAAACRQALQQVQQFWSEVLEQVTVTTPVPAMNILMNGWLLYQALGCRMWARTAFYQAGGAYGFRDQLQDSLALLHSRPDLTRAQILLHAAHQYEEGDVQHWWHEETRRGIRTHFSDDLLWLPYATARYIEHTGDQAILDERVPFLHSQPLQEGEHERYEPTLVSEQEGTLLEHCRRAIDRSLQRFGEHGLPLIGIGDWNDGMSLVGAAGRGESVWLGWFLYEVLQRFSRLCQEKGDRERADRYRAVSRQLADALDRHAWDGQWYRRAFTDAGQWLGSVYNQECRIDAIAQSWSVLAGGAPPDKARQAMESFDRELVDRELSLARLLTPPFDRTEPSPGYIQGYPPGIRENGAQYTHGVIWSIAAWCRLGQGDKAFELFDMLNPLNHTRTSHEVLRYAGEPYVMAADVYTAEPHRGRAGWTWYTGAAGWMYQAGLEWILGLRRRGRHLYINPCIPGEWPQFSVSYRFGNTRYLITVQNPSGKGRGPVSLEVDGQRTELSGQGEARVDLQDDGRPHTVVVTL, encoded by the coding sequence ATGCCTTTGCGGTTTCCGACCCTTACCAGGATGGTTTGGGGGCAGGGCATTTTTACCGGCAAGGGTATTTTCGATGTGGCTGTTTTTGACCGGGTTTTATGCGAACGCATTCCCGAAAACCGGGTGCTCAGCCACGATTTGCTGGAAGGTGGCTTTTTGCGCACCGGGCTTTTGACTGATATTGAACTGGTGGATGAGCAGCCTTCCACCTTCAGCGCCTATCAAAAAAGGCTGCACCGCTGGGTGCGGGGCGACTGGCAGCTGCTGCCCTGGTTGGGGCGAAGGGTAGCGGACCGGCGGGGCCGGCCGCAGCCGGTTGATTTATCTCCCCTCACCCGCTGGCAGATGATCGACAACCTGCGGCGCAGTATGCTGCCGCCGGCGCTGTTTGCGGTACTGCTGCTGGGCTTGACGGTGTTGCCCGGTGCCCCTGGGCGCTGGCTGGCGGTGGTGCTGGCCACCCTCTGTTTGCCGCTGGTGCGCCAGTTGCTGGCTGTCCGCCGCACCCTTTGGCGTCCCCGCAGTACACTGGCCACCGCCGGCCAGGTGCTGCTCAACCTGGCAACCCTGCCCTTTCAAAGTGCCTTGCTGCTGGACGCCATTGGCCGCACCCTGTACCGCCTGCTGGTTTCCAAACGCCAATTGCTGGAATGGGTTAGCGCCGCCGAAGTGGAGCGCCGCAGCCGGGGCGGGCGCCACCCGGTGTTGCTGGGCATGTGGGGCGGCTATCTGTTAATCATCTTATTTGGCCTGGCGGTGGTTGGCAGCGAAGCCGCCCTGCCGGGCGCCGCACCGGTGCTGGGCGGCATGTGGGCGGCCGCCCCGCTGGCGGTGCGCTGGCTGGACCGGCCGCTGCAGGCGGCAGAACAGCCGCTCAGCCAATCGGATGAGGCGGTCCTGCGCCAACTGGCCCAAGAAATCTGGGCATTTTTTGAGGACTATGTAACAGCCGCCGATCACTGGCTGCCGCCGGACAACCTGCAACTGGAACCGCCCAACGGGGTTGCGCATCGCACCTCGCCCACCAATATCGGGCTGTACCTGGCTTGCGTGCTGGCGGCCCGGGATTTCGGCTTCATTGATATGCCGGGTATGATTGAACGGGTGGAACGTACGGTTGGCACCATTGAACAAATGGAAAAATGGCATGGCCACCTCTATAACTGGTATGATACGCAAACCCTGGAGCCGTTGCCGCCCCAGTATGTATCAACCGTAGATTCCGGCAACCTGGTGGGGTGCTTAATGGTTGTTAAAGAGGGCCTGGCGGAATGGCTGGAACAGGGTAACGCTGCGCAGGCCGCTGACCGTCAAGGGGCGGAACGGCCGCCGGCCGGGGCGGCAGGGGCTTGGCCGGCCCGGGCGCGGCAGTTGTGGCACCGCCTGAACAAATTAATTGAAGAAACGGATTTCCGACCCCTTTATGACCATAAGACCAATTTGTTCAACCTGGGCTACCATGCCGCCCTGGAGCGGCTGGATCAGGTTCTTTACGACCTGCTGGCTTCTGAGGCCAGGCTGGCCAGCTTTATTGCCATTGCCCTGGGTCAGGTGCCGGTAACCCACTGGCATGCCCTGGGCAGGACATTAACCCGCATCGGACGGCAGGTTACCCTGTTATCCTGGTCGGGCACCATGTTTGAATATTTAATGCCCTGGCTGTTCATGCGCACCTACCCCCACAGTATTTGGGACAGCACTTACCGGGCGGTGGTGCGGCGGCAAATTGATTATGCCGCCGGCCGGGGGGTTCCCTTTGGTATCTCGGAATCCGGCTACTACGCCTTTGATTATCAGATGAATTACCAGTACAGGGCCTTTGGTGTGCCCGGCCTGGGCTTTAAGCGGGGCTTGGAGCAAGACCTGGTGGTGGCCCCTTATGCCGCCGTCATGGCCCTGCCCTTTGACCGGGCGGCCGCCATGGCATCTTTAAACAAACTGGCTGAGCTGGGGGCCCGGGGGCGGTACGGTTTTTACGAAGCGGTTGATTTTACCGTCCAGCGGCTGCCCAAGGACCGGACGGCGATGGTTATCCGCAGTTTTATGGCTCATCACCAGGGCATGAGCCTGCTGACGTTGGCCAACCTGCTGCTGCCCCAAAAAATATATCAGCGCTTTCATCGTGACAAACGGGTGCGGGCAGCGGAACTGCTGCTGCAGGAACGCCTCCCGGTGCGGCCCCGCATTGTCAAACACCCGGCCCTGGCCTGGGTACCCCTGCCGGATCACGAGCCGGCGGCCAGGGGCAGGCAGCGGGAATACCTGACGGCAGATACCCCCGCTCCGGAGGCATGTATTCTGTCCAACGGGGAATTTATGACGGTGGTTACCAACAGCGGCAGCGGTTTCAGCAGCTACCGGGGGTTAGCGGTGACCCGCTGGCGGGAAGACCCGGTGCTGGATAACTGGGGCAGCTACCTGTATATCCGGGATGTTACCCGGGATAGCGTGTGGTCGCCTGCTTTTCATCCCTGCCGGGTGCCCGCCCCGCAGCAGCGGGCGCAGTTTGCTTTGGACCGGGCCACCTTTATGCGGGTCGACGGTGATATTGAAACCAGCCTGGAAATTTGCGTATCGCCGGAATGGCCTGCCGAAGTGCGCCGTTTAACCCTAACCAACACCGGGGATGAGGAACGGCTGCTGGAAGTTACCACTTACCTGGAGCCGGTACTGGCGCCCTGGCAGGCTGATGAAGCCCACCCGGCTTTCAGTAAGCTGTTCATTCATACCGAATATGATGAGGCCGGGCAAACCTTGCTGGCCCGGCGCCGGCCACGCCAAACCGGGGAAAAAGCCGTCTGGGCGGCTCACTCGCTGCTGGCCCTGGCGCCCGACAGCGGGCAGGTGGAATATGAAACCGACCGGGCTGCTTTTATCGGCCGGGGTCACAGCCTGGCCTCGCCCCAGGGCATCGGCAGCCGCCTGCGGGGCACCGTGGGTTCGGTGGCGGATCCCGCCCTGATTATGCGGCGGCGGGTAAGCATCCGGCCCGGCCGGCAAGTACAGCTGTGTGCGGTTACCGCCATGGCTGACAGCCGGGAAGCGGCGCTGGATATAATCGGTCGCTTTGCCGGCGACCTGGTGGTGGAACGCACCTTTCAAATGGCCTGGCACCGCAGCCAGATCGAGCTGCGCCATTTGCACCTGACGCCTGAAGAAGCCCTGGCCTGGCATGAACTGGCAGGCCGGGTACTGTACACGCCTCCCTTCAAACCGGAACGGCAATCAAGTATTGCCCAAAATGAGAAGGGCCAGAGCAGTTTGTGGTCGTATGGCATCTCGGGCGACCTGCCGCTGGTGCTGGTTCGGGTTAAGGAGCGGGCCGGCCTGCCCCTGGCAGCTAAAATGTTAACCGGTCACGAGTATTTACGCCGCCTGGGGCTGTTGTTCGACCTGGTGCTGCTGAATGAATCATCCGGCGGCTACCGCCAGGATTTGCAAGAAGCGCTGCAACGGACGGCAGAACAGGTGATGCGGTGGCAGGGAACCGGCAGCGGCGGCGTTTTTATCCTTAAGCAAGACCGGCTGACGCCGGCCGAGCGAACCCTGTTATTGGCCACCGCCAGGCTGATCCTGCGGGCCGAGGGGCCTGGCATCAAGGTGCAAACCCGGCTGCCCCGGCGGCCGGCGGCCTTGCCGCCACCCCTGGTACCCACCGCCCCGCCGCACAGGTTTGCCCACCTGACGGCACCGGTGCAGCTGCCGCCCTTAGAATTTTTTAACGGCTGGGGCGGCTTTACGCCGGACGGCCGGGAATACCGGCTGCTGTTAAAAAACAGCCGGCACCTGCCGGCCCCCTGGATTAATGTGCTGGCCAATCCCTGCTTTGGTTGCCTGGTATCCGAACGGGGTACCGGATATACCTGGTGGCGCAACAGCCGGGAGTGCAAAATAACGCCCTGGTCAAACGACCCGGTGTTGGACCCGCCCGGTGAAGTATGTTACCTGAGGGATGAAGAAAGCGGCGAACACTGGTGCGTTACCGGTTCCAGCCACCCCTCAGATCCGGCTTACCTGGTTACCCACGGCCGGGGCTACACTTGTTTTGAGCATACCCGGCACGGCATCCGGCAGGATATGACGGTTTTTGTACCGCCGGCAGACCCGGTCAAGGTGATACAACTGCAGCTGCATAACCTGAGCCAACAGCCGCGGCGCCTGTCGGTTACCTATTACGCCGAATGGGTGCTGGGCGTACGCCGTCCGGCCGCTGCCCCTTACATTATCACCCACTGGGATGAGTCTGCCCGTATCTTGCTGGCCCGCAATGCTTATCAAGAAGCCTTCCGGGAAGCGGTGGCCTTCTTGGGCCTGTTTGTGCAACCGCAGGACGCCGCGGCTGAACGGGCGGAGCTGTCCTGGACAGCTGATCGCCAGGAATTCCTTGGCCGCAACGGTACGCCGGCCCAGCCGGCTGCCTTGACCCGGGAGCAGCTGTCCGGCTTAACCGGCCCCTTGCATGACTCCTGCGGCGCTGTGCAGGCAAAGTTTACCCTGGCGCCGGGCGCCACCCGTACGGTAATTATCCTGCTGGGCTGCCACAGTTCACAGACGGCGGCGGTGCGGCTGGCTAAACAATACAGCCGGGCGGCTGCCTGCCGGCAGGCCCTGCAGCAGGTGCAGCAGTTCTGGTCGGAGGTGCTGGAACAGGTGACGGTTACTACTCCGGTGCCGGCCATGAATATATTAATGAACGGCTGGCTGCTTTACCAGGCCTTGGGCTGCCGCATGTGGGCCAGAACCGCTTTTTACCAGGCGGGCGGGGCTTACGGCTTCCGGGATCAACTGCAGGATTCCCTGGCCCTGCTGCACAGCCGGCCGGATCTTACCCGAGCCCAGATTTTGCTGCATGCGGCCCATCAGTATGAGGAAGGAGATGTGCAGCACTGGTGGCACGAAGAAACCCGGCGGGGAATCCGTACGCACTTTTCGGATGACCTGCTCTGGCTGCCCTATGCCACCGCCCGGTATATTGAACATACCGGGGATCAGGCCATTCTGGATGAACGGGTGCCTTTCCTGCACAGTCAACCGCTGCAGGAAGGTGAACACGAACGGTACGAACCCACTCTGGTATCCGAACAGGAGGGCACCCTGCTGGAACACTGCCGGCGGGCCATAGATCGTTCTTTGCAACGCTTTGGCGAACACGGGCTGCCCCTGATCGGCATTGGTGACTGGAATGACGGAATGAGTCTGGTGGGGGCCGCCGGCCGGGGTGAAAGTGTTTGGCTGGGCTGGTTCCTCTATGAGGTGCTGCAGCGCTTCAGCCGGCTGTGCCAGGAAAAGGGCGACCGGGAGCGGGCCGACCGCTACCGTGCCGTGAGCCGTCAACTGGCCGACGCACTGGACCGGCATGCCTGGGACGGGCAGTGGTACCGGCGGGCCTTTACGGATGCCGGCCAATGGCTGGGTTCGGTTTACAACCAGGAATGCCGCATTGATGCCATTGCCCAATCATGGTCGGTGCTGGCCGGCGGGGCACCGCCCGATAAGGCCCGGCAGGCCATGGAGTCCTTTGACCGTGAACTGGTGGACAGGGAGCTTTCCCTGGCCCGCCTCTTAACGCCGCCCTTTGACCGCACAGAACCCAGTCCCGGGTACATTCAGGGTTACCCGCCCGGTATTCGGGAAAACGGCGCCCAGTACACCCATGGCGTCATCTGGAGTATTGCAGCCTGGTGCCGGCTGGGCCAAGGCGATAAAGCCTTTGAACTGTTTGACATGTTAAACCCGCTCAATCATACTCGCACCAGCCATGAGGTGCTTCGGTATGCCGGCGAGCCATATGTGATGGCGGCCGACGTTTACACAGCGGAACCCCACCGGGGGCGGGCCGGCTGGACCTGGTACACCGGCGCCGCCGGCTGGATGTACCAGGCGGGGCTGGAGTGGATTCTCGGCCTGCGCCGGCGGGGTCGGCATCTGTATATCAATCCCTGTATTCCCGGGGAATGGCCGCAATTTTCGGTTAGCTACCGTTTTGGCAACACCCGCTACCTTATTACCGTACAAAACCCGTCGGGTAAGGGACGGGGGCCGGTATCCCTGGAGGTGGACGGACAACGGACAGAACTGTCAGGGCAAGGAGAAGCCCGGGTTGACTTGCAGGATGACGGCCGGCCGCATACAGTGGTAGTAACCCTGTAA